taatccacatttttcccggtgtttctcgctgtatttactgatacgtttccccatgtttttgccactcaggggggcgtggcctcaggcggAAGTGACGTCACACGTATACCCTCTATTAGTCATTAAGCAGCGTATAACGAGCAAAAACACAAGCATATACAAAAGAGtgcaaaaatgtattatttacaaGAGATTTACACTAAGCTTTTGTCTGTATAGACAGacactaaaaaacacaatataaagtcaaaaagaaatgaaaaatctgtattttaccatctttaaaaaaatattcagtttgttaTAAGCAACAAACTCATATCCGCTCATTAAACAGATGACTACCATCAGTAGGAAGTAAGTTAGCTTACCTAAGCATAAAACAGGGAAAATTAGATTTTaggtttaataaaaacatattatttaaaGCTTTCTTTGGTCACGGTGACAGTTTGACCTCCTCACCTCTGAGATTCTTCCTCCCTGATCTCTGGCCTCTCTGAGCCGTCTCTACTCCGCCtccctccatcagctcctccacctcGTCCTGGCCTCCTCCGCCGCCCTCCAGCaccagcttcagcttcagctccgCCTCTGCCacctccagcctcctcctcaggtcATCGATCTGCGCCACACCCTGCGTCACCTCCACAACCAAGACACACACTCTCAACGGAAAGTACTCGAATTTAAAGATTcctcagaaaaaacaaacgtgtGACGGTACGTGTGTCGTACTTCGAGTCGCAGCAGAGAGGAACACTCCTGGAACAGCTGGCAGATCTTCTCCACAGCTTCTTGAGCCAGAGACGTCATGAAGACGCTCAGCTGGATCACCTGAAAGAATTAATGCATTAATAATAGAATGAACTGATTAGATACAGTTTGAGAAGTGGAAATATAATCAGATTAATACAATAGTTCTGTaaaaagagtttgttttttagttaaGGAGAATGTAATTGAACAAAATATGGTGATTACCttgttcagttcatttatttactttaagtattattattaaaagtcacagaagataaagagaaaattaaaaatgtgtatttgttcttTCCTCATTACAAACAAAGTTTAACCCATTCAGTAATGAACCCTCCTGTTACGTTCAAATTTACCAACACTTTTCATCCTTTAGCaaatttaaacctccaaaaaataattacaatcaAAACATCACCCGTGTTAATGTGTCAGGtgctttatgtttgtttgttgatggCCTAAATAGCTCTTTATATAAAACCAACCccaccacacacgcacacacacacatatatatatagaaatatggAGGGTTaagtaaaagttaaataagCACCCGCATTAAAATGAAGTCAAATGTGCAAATACTTCACGTACTTTGCTCTAGCGTTCCCCGTGTTTGCTTTACATTTGGTATGTTATTATGTCACAttgttgggttttgttttatttttaccattttatcTGTAGAAAAAGCATATTTAAATGGATCTGAAACAGTTCCACTAAACTAATAGTACATCAAAAGCAAACAGCAAGGACATTATCTTCTTCTGgtataaataattaacaaattaaTTGCAATTAAGTGAATCTCCTCTGCAAATtatctgcagctgtttgtggatcagctgatgaatgaaccgattaaacagctgatgaataaactgatcaaacagctgatgaatgaactgattaaacagctgatgaatgaactgattaAACAGCTGGAAACCTGCGGCTGAGACGCTTCTAGATATACAGCAGATAGATAACCCCTCCCTGAGATCCAAGTCAAAATGGCGTCCACAGAGGGTTTCTAGTGAACTTGTTGTTCCTGGTTCATGAAGCAGCCTCTCATGTTTAAATCCAGTTTAGTCTGAATAAAAGACTGAACATAAAAGACTCTCAGTATCGGCCCCTGGGCTCAGTCATAGTCTGGACGCTGACCTCAGTAGCAAGCtagtttttctatttctatgaTCAGCTGATTGTCTAGacgagcagggaggaggaggaggaggatgatgagaaCCGGGACCAGAACCTGACCCGGCTCAGTTGTACCTTCTCATCTGCAGAGCCAGCACATGATGAAGAGTCTCCTGTTGAATCACAGCCGCCGAGAAGTTTGCTTATTTCAGTCATCGCCGCGCTGACCATTATCTCCAGGATGGAGCAGACCTGCGTCTCCACCTGGGACATGATCGAGAACCAACGCGTTCTCCACCCACTCCAAACCTTTAGTTGGGGGAAAGGAACCGCTTTGGTTTGGTGCTACAATATTTGTCGTTgtggtgaaaaaataaaaaaaactcgtGCCGCTCTCGGtctttcctctgcttcctgATTCAcgctcttcaaaataaaagcctaacTCCAGTTCTCACCGTCGTCTCAACACATCGCCGTCTCCTCAGATTGGATTAAAGTCTCGTTCTTCGTGAGAAATAGTGCCACATTGTACTTCAAAGACATCAGTCTGTCTGTGCTAGTGACAGCACCCGTAAAAATGTATCGATATGTTTTGCGAAGTTTTATTGTGAAGGTTCTACCGGAAGCAGTGGTGTATCTTGACTATATAGTATTGTGTCCGTTTTGATAAATTCTATCTATTCATCGCCATCGAGTGGCCAAGTCAGGAACtgcataataacaataataataataataataataatatatatcagTATCTAATTGTTGTGTGATTGTTTGAATATTGAgaattaaatgtgaattttaacgttgataaattaaaaaatagaaaatatattttttaaaccaatttataatcaaatacatttaaattatctTCTTTAGACATTTACCAACAATcccaacattattattattgtagaaatggaaaaaaaatactctttaGAATGATCAATTATTTGTACTGAAGGCAGTGGAGCTCAATTAATAGTGAAATGTGTCTTATTCTGATTTACATCCAGAATAAATGCAATAATGACAAATGAATACCATGCAAGTTCAGgagattttagttttattcagaatatttttatttcgcTATGTAAGAGTTTATAGTTTCAAGTTATTTCCAGTCACAATGTGCTGCTGAAACGCTTTTATTAATGACAAGGTGCTCAAAACACATCTGATATCAGTAGCCTTGTAGTTTTAGTTACTTCCTGTTTAGGTTAAGAAGCTCTGACTTTCTATCAGGATGTTGTGATGACGTCCCCCGACACTTTCTGGCATTTCTCGCTGCAGTTATGTTTCTTCAGGAGCCTCGAGTCTGAAAACCCGAGCCCACAGCCGCTGCAGGAGTACGGCCGCTCCCCCGTGTGGACCTGCATGTGAAACTTGACATGTCCGAGCTGCCTGAACCTCACTCCGCACACCTCGCACTCGTAGGGCTTCTCCCCCGTGTGGATGCGCAGGTGTCTCAGGTAGTTAGTGTAGATCCTGAAGGCCTTGCCGCATTGCTCGCATTTGTGCGGCTTCTCCCCGGAGTGCTGAAGTTTGTGGGACTTGAGAGCGGAGAGGATGATGAACCTCTTCCCGCACACGTCGCAGCCGAACGGCCTCTCTCCCGAGTGGGTCCTCTGGTGGTAGTCGTACGTGGCTTTGTAGAAGAACGACTTCCCGCACGTGTCGCAGCTGTACTGCATGTGTCCCGTGTGGACGAGCTCGTGCCTCTTCAGGGCGGACGCCGCGTCGAAGCCTTTGTGACAGACCCTGCAGCTGAACGGCGTCACGTCCACCATCGTCTTGTCCGGTCGGTAGATGACTCTCCGCCCCCCTCGCTCCCGTGCTCGCCTCCTGATCACCTGCCCGTGTTTCTCATCGTGAGTCACTTTCTGGTGTTTCTTCAGCTGGCAGTTGTACAGAAACGTCTTCCCGCACAGGTCACACATGAACGCCTTGGACGCACCGTGCAGGAGCATGTGCGTTTTCAGCTTGTTGTCCTGCACGAAGCTCTTCCCGCACACCTTACATTTGAACGGGGCTTCCCCCGTGTGGATGCGAATGTGTCTCTTGAGGTTGTGCTGCAGAGTGAAACCAGCGCCGCACGTCTCACACGTGAACATTTTCCCTCTGTGGACGGACTGGTGCGTCCTGAACGACTGCCTCTTCGCGAAGGCTTTCCCGCACACCGAGCACTTGTAGGGATACTGACCGGTGTGAACGCTCTGGTGGCACTGCAGCGTGAAGGCGTGTTTGAAACTCTCGCCGCACTCGGAGCACTTGTGCGGCTTCTCCGCAGAGTGCACGGCCTGGTGAGCCTGCAGGTTGGGTTTGGTTTTGAAGCCCTTCCCGCAGGTGGAGCAGACGAACGGCCTCGTGTCCGTGTGCACGAGCTGGTGGATCTTCAGCCGGACCTTCGTCCTGAACGTCTTGTCGCAGAGCTGGCAGGCGTAGCTGGCGTACTTCTTCTCCTCGTGTCGCAGCAGGTGGTACTCGAACGTCGCCGCCGTCCTGAACTTCCTCGGACACTGGTCGCAGGCGAAGAGCTTCTGCTCCCTGTGGGTGTTCATGTGCTTCATCAGATGAAACTGACGGTTGAAGCTCTTCTTACAGACGTCGCATTCAAACAACGTCCCTTTCCTCCTGACCTCCGCTTCCACTGCCATTCGGCTCTCAGAGTGTtgggattcagctgtgtttgctGTGGTAACGTCGTCTGCAGCATCTGGACATCAAAGGAACGAGAATACATGATCAGTACCAGGACAATAACCACAAAACTGGACTATTTTTCTTGAAAATCTTTCATCCATGTAGCTTCTTAAGCTTTAGAAACTGATTTCAGATAATAACTAGAATATTTTTCTGCATAATAAAGTTAGTTTTTAGAAGGACATGACAGATTTTACTCTTATTTTAATCTTAACTCACCAGCGTCTCTCTGCactaaagcagcagcagcagcagcaggcgtTTGTTCAGcgtctccttctgtctctttgtctttcgTTATCGTCCCAGACGGCTTCAGGGTGAAGATCAGGCCGCTCTGCTCGAACAGGATGGGGCAGCCGCTCAGGATGTTCTCCACACACAGCCCGGAgctttttaaactttcagtcGCCGTACTCAGCTTgctctccagctgctccactcGGACCTTCAGACCGGCGTTGTGTGCGAGCAGCAGAGAGCTGAGCTGAGAGAAAACACTGCTGATCTTTCTGGTCGCCTCTCGTGACAACAGCTCCACGACGCTGTCAGCGTCCGGCTGTGAGgactaaaagaaagaagaaacacaagtttttataaaaacaaaaatgcagaaacaatgacctctttttaaaaatggatcgtaatttctgtttattatattatttttaactgtaaaatagCTACAACTGTCTGAAAATGCAGTGtagttaaaataatatttacatttcgTAGTATGAAGgcaatttattttacaaattttgattattaatacaaaatatagtttgctaattcacatttttaattaaataactgGAACTTTCACTTAATATCTTTTGGATAATTATCAGAATTAAGACTTTTACTTTTGGTATATTTCAATATAAGAATAAAATCTACTTTTTAAAGCAGGATGTATATTTGCTTAACTAAAGTGTTACTACCTGTAACACCGGCtaatggtaaaaaataaatctcatatAGTGTTAATTCTAAAATTACTTCTTAAATAAACGCATTTATCGACATAACATCAGTGTGTGCGAGTTGCAGGTTATTATTTTATCTAGATTTTATAAAAGGAAACGTCTTTGATGCTGAAATTCAAAACgcatatattaaaaaacaaacaaacaaaacagttggAGTatctttttaaactgttttaatttCCTAAACGCTTAAGGTGAATTTAAAGGCCGTTAATAGGCTACATCgatatattttatgtatgaTATTTCAGACTGTCCCTCCGAGTGTCCGCCATCTTTGTTGTCCCTTAGTTCACTCGGTCCGATCAATCTCCAACCAACATAGAATCTCTGGTCACTTAAATGAACGGTGtctattagcattagcaaccaCCGCTgtgtaaaaactacaaattaaatattatccACTCGCTCACCTTGCGTCTCGTCTCCGTCGTGGACGTTTCTTCGTCTGAATTTCCGATCATCTCAACCGCAGCTTTAATTGCAGTCTCCACGATGGACTTTGTttgtgaataaaacacaaagttttctgacattttactcTCTGGTGATAAGCTAGCATCAAGCTAGCTCCAGTAAGCAGTAGATTCCGGAAATGGAACTAGATCAACTTCAAAccaaatttcaaaataaaacccaatTACAGACGCTTTGATTTGCAAATGCCGTTTAATTGCAATTACAACcgcaaaaatatacaaatattaaATAGATTTGTACATTAGAAAGTCATTTGACAACTTCAactttgaaaataattaaatcttaaTGGAATTCAATATGATGGCTTTGAATTTACAACAGAttttatgtcaaaataaaaaaaaaatattgtaatcCTTAGTAGTCAGGGAGAAAATTTAAAGGTTTCAGCTCTTGAAGACCTAACATTTACACGCATATCCTACCCTAACGTGTCTAGGATTCACATGAggaatttttttattatgtttttaacaggttaatgaagcaaaactaaaaatacaaatgccACAAACAATTCCGCTAACCTCAGAGAAAAGAGCTGCAACTACACTTTATACCCACGTACGATTAATCCCTTCATCTTCTATACCACTTATccttcactagggtcgtgggggttgctggagtctatcccagctggcatcgggcgagaggcggggtacagcctggacaggtctccagcctatcgcagggctaacacagagacaaacaaccattcacactcacactcaggGTAAATTCAGAGTCaacaatcagcctaacgagcacgtctgtggaagtacctggagaaaacccacacagacgcagggagaacatgcaaactccaaacTCCGACATCCCATGTGGTAGCCTGATCCCTTAACGAGTAATGAAAATGACTTGGAAGGAAGTGGTGATATAAAACTAAGCCGAACATCCCTTTTCCCCTTTGTGAAGCTGGTGTAACCAAAAGCTGAAACTGAAGAACTTCCCAATGACTGAGCGAACAGGACcagctcagattttttttaatgttaaagtaTTTTTGTACACTGAGCCCTATGTAACTAATGCCTCCACGTCCTTTTGGTTTTGCTACGATCCGTCACAGCTGTGCTTCTTGAGCTGCCTTGAATCGGAGAAGCCCCGGTTGCACTGCTGACACGAGTAGAGCTTCTGGCCCGTGTGGACCTGCAGGTGAGACTTGAGCTGATTCGACTGGTGGAACTTCTTCTGACAGTACATACATTCGAACGGTTTCTCCCCCGTGTGGATCCTCAGGTGTCGGTAGAAGTTGCCGTCCGTTCGGAAAGCTTTGCCGCACTGGTCGCACTTGTACGGCTTCTCCCCCGTGTGAATGCGTTCGTGCTGCTTCAGGCTGCCCGAGTGGAAAAACCTCTTCCCGCACACGTCGCAGACGAACGGCTTCTCCCCCGAGTGGCTCCGCTGATGGTAGCTGAAAGAGTACTTGTTGTGGAAGGACTTCCCGCAGATGGTGCAGTTGTACTCCTTGTGCTCGCTGTGGCCCTTCTCGTGCAGCTTGAGCGAAGACGCGGCGCTGAAGCCTCGCAGACATATTTTACAGCTGAACGGCTTCACCAGGGACTTGTTCTGCCGCCGGGACTGGAACAAGCTTTGCGTGCCGTCCGAGTCCTCGTTCCTGTTGGCGTGGACGTACCTCTGGTGTATGAGCAGCCGGCAGTTGAAGAGGAACGTCTTCCCGCACAGGTCGCACATGAACGGCTTCCGGGCCCCGTGGATGAGCATGTGGGACTTGAGCTTGTTGTTGTCCGAGAAGCTCTTGCCGCACTCCTTGCAGGTGAACGGCTTCTCCCCCGTGTGAATGCGAATGTGCCGCTTCAGGTTGTTGTTCAGGCTGAACCTGGCGCCGCAGATGTGGCAGGTGAAGGGTTTCTCCCCCGTGTGAACCACGTTGTGCCTCTTCAGAGCGGTGCCCGTCCTGTACGAGCGGTTGCACACGGTGCACACGAACGGCGTGTCGCCCGTGTGCTTCCTCTTGTGCACCGTCAGCGAGTGGGCGTACTTGAACGTCTCGTCGCACAGCGTGCACTTGTACTTTTTGGTGTTGGTGTGGACCATCTGGTGGAAGCGAAGGGTGTCTTTGCTCTTGAACTCTTTGCCGCAGGTGGCGCAGCTGAACGGCCTCTCCTCCGAGTGCACGGCCATGTGACACTTCAGCAGGACCCTCGTCTTGCAGGTCTTGTCGCAGAGCTGACACTTCAGCATTTGCTTCCACTTCTCGTGGCGCAACAGGTGGTTTTCCAGCGACTGCTTGATCCGGAACGTTTTCCCGCACTGGCTGCAGGCGAACGGCTTCGGAGGCTTCAGGACCTGGTGGCGCTTGAGGTGGTTCTGAAGCGACTGCTCTTTCCTGTACGACCTCTTGCACTGAGGGCAGGGGAAAGGCAGCGGGTCCTTCGTCGTCTCGTGACGTAAGAGGTGGTTCTCCAGAGACCGTTTCTCCAGGAAGCTCTTGCCGCACTGCTCACAGGGGAACGGCTTCTTGTGGACCGCCATGTGTTTCTTCAGTTCGCCTTTCCAGTAAAAGCCGCAGTCGCACTGCTCACAGAAGAACCGCTTCGCTGTGTGCGACTGCTTCTTTTTCAGCCTTCGTCCCTGCTTCTCGCCCTCACTCATCTGCTTTTCTGCAGCGCTGTCTGCGAAAACTGGAaaacggagaaaaaaaatgcacattacTATTGAATTATCTGCTGGTTTCTAATCATTCACACGTGACTCACCTCTGCCAGTTTTACTAGTCGTCCTCCTCGTCCGCCTGGTTCTCCCTGAAGGCCCCTCTTGTAAAGGTTTCTACAAGGTGTAAGAGAAGAGTTTAAGCATCTCCACTTAACACCACAGACGACCTGAATCTGTGGCAGCAGGAGACACGTGTGCAGACAAACCAGAGACACTCGACCTTTTCTTGTGGCGAGTCGAGGCCACCAGCAGCGCTGGAGTCTGGACTGTGGACATCTTGAGGCGTcaattctgctgctgctggtttgagGATGACCGCCGTCGCTTCAGAGACGTCCGCCAAAGGCTGCCCGACGATCTGACTGGAACCCACCAACAGCACCGTCGGAGAGGAGCTGACTTTGCTGACGAACACCATGGGGGCGGCCACGGGCGTAGCAACATTCGCAGATTTGACCGTCGTAGATGCGTTACCGCCTGCTGAAGACGGAGCTGGACTCAGCGAGTCCATCACAACTGATTTTACGTCAGTCTGACAGGCGGCGACTGACAAAACTGGTCCTCCTGCGTTCAGATAGAGAGACGTGACCTCAGCATCAGACATTTAAAGTAACTTAATCAACAAAAGTACAGAAGAtgcatttgttctttcttttcagatttgtttaagCAATCTGAAGGCATTGCATGGTTATTAACACTACAATCTCCATCAGTACACACTCCTGCAAAGATAAAACACTTTGCTTGTTGTATTAAATCTGCTGAGATCCACATGTGTCACCTATCAGGGAGCCGTCCCGCAGCAGGATGTGTGTCGGGCCTTCGGGCGTCCCCACTCCGCCTTCACTGATGGTCTtgatctcctgctccagctgctccatCTCTTTGCCCAGCTGACCCACCCTGGCttccagctcctgctccagctgccCGGCTTTCCTCTGCAGGACGTCCTCCAGCTGCCCCGCTTTGGCCCGCAGAGCCtcgttctcctccagcagctcggACGAGAGCTCCGCGAACAGTTTCTGGATCTGCACCACCAGGCATTTCTCTATCTCCTGGATTTCGCCGAACTTCGCCTCTTCCCACACGGCGTTTGGCGCCTCTTTGGCCCAGACTTCCCTGAAGACAGACACGGTCGCCTGGATAGCGACCTCCACCAGCGACGCCACCTCGGTGCCGAATCTCGCCTCCATGTTTGCTCGGTCGATTTAAAAATCTCAACCTGCGGCGTCCGACACTCGGTGGCACATTTCAGCCCAAATAGGAACTTAAACTGGACGCAGCTTTATTATAGGACGCACCATCCGTCTTTCTTCCGTCCTGAATGGcggactgtgtgtttgtgtgcaccaCCGAAATACGTCCCGGTTGTACTTCCGGCTTCCGGTGCCGTGGCtgaactacaaaataaaagctgtaaaatTACTCtagtttcttgtgtgttttttctctacTTTTGATTTTTCATGGAGCAATATTCCTCAAATAAACTACCTCACTGTCCTCATGTTATAACCTTGGCAATTATATTACCAATTTTTAATTCCAATTTCACATTATATACAGAATTTCCTTATCTATTTTTGTCTATGTGTTATTTCTTTGTACATATTCTTGTCTAGTTCTACTCTCAGAAGGAAATTTCCCTTAcgtggaataaataaacaatgtcttatgTCTCTTACTGTGTGTCTTAAACTAATTTATGTAAACTTTCTTCAATTTTGTTCATACTGATAAACCAGAACTGTGATTAAAACCcaggaaaattaaatttaagtgttttaagtttaattaaGTCCACCAAgacctgtaaaataaaaataaaataatctgataaaatcctataaataatgacaactccagatttttccatttgttttagccCAAAGAAGAACACATCAATTAGAagaatgtttgcatttattaaactatccttcaaataaataaataaaaatcagacaATGCTGCTAAATCCTGGGTCTCAgttttgtgttctgtccacttacCTTAATAAAACAGTACACAAATTACAGATAGCAgctatttttattaaaaaattgtagccttctatgtaattttcacattttgcaaattCTTGCTGCTGGTCAGATTTGACCATTTTGgctggtatttttatttagtttgtccTAAAATAACTTTCATTCACATTCAAAATAAAGAGCCCAGACCTCAAATAAAAGCTTcacaaaaagacagacacagacattatgttttaatatCACAATCTGTATTTATCAATTCAAAGAAACAACTGTACACAGTCAATGATTTGCAGTTGGTTCTGATCATTTTATACATTATTGGTTCCATGTTTGTGTCGCCCCGGTATGTTACAGTGATTGTATAGTGGAGAGACATGCAGTACCGTAATAGAGACTTTTTCATTCATGCAACCTCTTTgtcctgatgtgtttgtgtggatcgTTTTATTTA
This sequence is a window from Mugil cephalus isolate CIBA_MC_2020 chromosome 9, CIBA_Mcephalus_1.1, whole genome shotgun sequence. Protein-coding genes within it:
- the LOC125014015 gene encoding zinc finger protein ZFP2-like isoform X2 — translated: MSENFVFYSQTKSIVETAIKAAVEMIGNSDEETSTTETRRKPDADSVVELLSREATRKISSVFSQLSSLLLAHNAGLKVRVEQLESKLSTATESLKSSGLCVENILSGCPILFEQSGLIFTLKPSGTITKDKETEGDAEQTPAAAAAALVQRDADAADDVTTANTAESQHSESRMAVEAEVRRKGTLFECDVCKKSFNRQFHLMKHMNTHREQKLFACDQCPRKFRTAATFEYHLLRHEEKKYASYACQLCDKTFRTKVRLKIHQLVHTDTRPFVCSTCGKGFKTKPNLQAHQAVHSAEKPHKCSECGESFKHAFTLQCHQSVHTGQYPYKCSVCGKAFAKRQSFRTHQSVHRGKMFTCETCGAGFTLQHNLKRHIRIHTGEAPFKCKVCGKSFVQDNKLKTHMLLHGASKAFMCDLCGKTFLYNCQLKKHQKVTHDEKHGQVIRRRARERGGRRVIYRPDKTMVDVTPFSCRVCHKGFDAASALKRHELVHTGHMQYSCDTCGKSFFYKATYDYHQRTHSGERPFGCDVCGKRFIILSALKSHKLQHSGEKPHKCEQCGKAFRIYTNYLRHLRIHTGEKPYECEVCGVRFRQLGHVKFHMQVHTGERPYSCSGCGLGFSDSRLLKKHNCSEKCQKVSGDVITTS
- the LOC125014014 gene encoding oocyte zinc finger protein XlCOF6-like, producing the protein MEARFGTEVASLVEVAIQATVSVFREVWAKEAPNAVWEEAKFGEIQEIEKCLVVQIQKLFAELSSELLEENEALRAKAGQLEDVLQRKAGQLEQELEARVGQLGKEMEQLEQEIKTISEGGVGTPEGPTHILLRDGSLIGGPVLSVAACQTDVKSVVMDSLSPAPSSAGGNASTTVKSANVATPVAAPMVFVSKVSSSPTVLLVGSSQIVGQPLADVSEATAVILKPAAAELTPQDVHSPDSSAAGGLDSPQEKKPLQEGPSGRTRRTRRTTSKTGRVFADSAAEKQMSEGEKQGRRLKKKQSHTAKRFFCEQCDCGFYWKGELKKHMAVHKKPFPCEQCGKSFLEKRSLENHLLRHETTKDPLPFPCPQCKRSYRKEQSLQNHLKRHQVLKPPKPFACSQCGKTFRIKQSLENHLLRHEKWKQMLKCQLCDKTCKTRVLLKCHMAVHSEERPFSCATCGKEFKSKDTLRFHQMVHTNTKKYKCTLCDETFKYAHSLTVHKRKHTGDTPFVCTVCNRSYRTGTALKRHNVVHTGEKPFTCHICGARFSLNNNLKRHIRIHTGEKPFTCKECGKSFSDNNKLKSHMLIHGARKPFMCDLCGKTFLFNCRLLIHQRYVHANRNEDSDGTQSLFQSRRQNKSLVKPFSCKICLRGFSAASSLKLHEKGHSEHKEYNCTICGKSFHNKYSFSYHQRSHSGEKPFVCDVCGKRFFHSGSLKQHERIHTGEKPYKCDQCGKAFRTDGNFYRHLRIHTGEKPFECMYCQKKFHQSNQLKSHLQVHTGQKLYSCQQCNRGFSDSRQLKKHSCDGS
- the LOC125014015 gene encoding zinc finger protein ZFP2-like isoform X1, which codes for MSENFVFYSQTKSIVETAIKAAVEMIGNSDEETSTTETRRKSSQPDADSVVELLSREATRKISSVFSQLSSLLLAHNAGLKVRVEQLESKLSTATESLKSSGLCVENILSGCPILFEQSGLIFTLKPSGTITKDKETEGDAEQTPAAAAAALVQRDADAADDVTTANTAESQHSESRMAVEAEVRRKGTLFECDVCKKSFNRQFHLMKHMNTHREQKLFACDQCPRKFRTAATFEYHLLRHEEKKYASYACQLCDKTFRTKVRLKIHQLVHTDTRPFVCSTCGKGFKTKPNLQAHQAVHSAEKPHKCSECGESFKHAFTLQCHQSVHTGQYPYKCSVCGKAFAKRQSFRTHQSVHRGKMFTCETCGAGFTLQHNLKRHIRIHTGEAPFKCKVCGKSFVQDNKLKTHMLLHGASKAFMCDLCGKTFLYNCQLKKHQKVTHDEKHGQVIRRRARERGGRRVIYRPDKTMVDVTPFSCRVCHKGFDAASALKRHELVHTGHMQYSCDTCGKSFFYKATYDYHQRTHSGERPFGCDVCGKRFIILSALKSHKLQHSGEKPHKCEQCGKAFRIYTNYLRHLRIHTGEKPYECEVCGVRFRQLGHVKFHMQVHTGERPYSCSGCGLGFSDSRLLKKHNCSEKCQKVSGDVITTS